A genomic region of uncultured Roseibium sp. contains the following coding sequences:
- a CDS encoding SH3 domain-containing protein → MENDKMLIRLPLALCAVAMMTMPALAQSGGPAIAYTTANLNMRAGPGTSYPVLATVPQGGGVTVFGCTANFSWCDAAFANVKGWVSGKYLSYGVQGNYYGRPIPSAGVYIGVPRYGSNYPIYRRPPPVVRPVQPIYPRYPRRY, encoded by the coding sequence ATGGAGAATGACAAGATGCTGATCCGCTTGCCGCTGGCCCTGTGCGCCGTGGCCATGATGACAATGCCGGCGCTGGCGCAGTCCGGTGGTCCCGCGATTGCCTACACGACTGCCAACCTGAACATGCGTGCGGGTCCGGGAACCAGCTACCCGGTCCTTGCGACCGTGCCGCAGGGCGGCGGGGTTACCGTCTTCGGCTGCACGGCAAACTTCTCCTGGTGCGATGCCGCCTTTGCCAACGTGAAGGGCTGGGTTTCGGGCAAGTACCTGAGCTACGGTGTGCAGGGGAACTACTACGGCCGGCCGATCCCGAGCGCGGGAGTCTACATCGGCGTGCCGCGTTACGGCAGCAACTATCCCATCTACCGGCGTCCGCCGCCGGTCGTGCGGCCGGTCCAGCCGATCTATCCGAGATACCCCAGGCGCTACTGA
- a CDS encoding aminotransferase class IV gives MTTISTEQQADSGPSGLQSGAAWMRGRIMPIAEASIPLNDWGLIHSDITYDVVPVWEGAFFRLGLYVDRFFRSMKSLRLDPGLSESDVKTVLHDLVSATGLKRAYVAMVTSRGVNTVPGSRDPRDCRNHFFAWCVPYIHVIRPDIAASGASVHVARTVTRIPSSSVDPRVKNYHWGDFTKGLFEAKDAGAETVLLLDGEGNVTEGPGFNVFSIKDNCLVTPDNGVLEGVSRWTVMEIAAELGLVTQTRTLPLEELLQSDEVLISTSGGGVAPITRIDDRLFSNGSPGEVTLSIRERYFDWANSPQYRTEIDYRSE, from the coding sequence ATGACCACAATCTCGACGGAGCAACAGGCCGACAGCGGTCCTTCAGGTCTTCAGTCCGGCGCGGCCTGGATGCGCGGCAGGATCATGCCGATTGCCGAGGCGTCGATCCCGCTCAACGACTGGGGCCTTATCCATTCCGACATCACCTATGATGTCGTGCCTGTTTGGGAGGGCGCGTTCTTCCGGCTCGGGCTTTATGTCGACCGGTTCTTCCGGTCGATGAAAAGCCTTCGCCTCGATCCGGGACTGAGCGAATCGGATGTGAAAACCGTGCTGCATGATCTCGTATCCGCGACCGGGCTGAAACGGGCCTATGTCGCGATGGTGACATCCAGAGGCGTCAACACCGTCCCTGGATCGCGCGACCCAAGGGATTGCAGGAACCACTTCTTTGCCTGGTGCGTGCCCTATATCCATGTCATCCGGCCGGATATCGCGGCATCCGGCGCATCCGTTCATGTGGCCAGGACGGTGACCCGCATCCCCTCGTCCAGCGTCGATCCCAGGGTGAAAAACTATCACTGGGGCGACTTCACGAAAGGGCTCTTCGAGGCAAAGGACGCCGGGGCGGAGACCGTTTTGCTGCTCGACGGGGAGGGGAATGTCACGGAAGGCCCCGGTTTCAATGTCTTTTCGATCAAGGACAATTGTCTGGTGACGCCTGACAACGGTGTTCTGGAGGGCGTCAGCCGGTGGACCGTGATGGAAATCGCCGCCGAATTGGGACTGGTAACGCAGACGAGGACGCTGCCGCTCGAGGAGTTGCTTCAGAGCGACGAGGTCCTTATCTCGACATCCGGTGGCGGGGTTGCGCCGATCACGAGAATCGATGACCGCCTGTTTTCGAACGGATCGCCGGGTGAAGTGACCCTGTCGATCAGGGAAAGGTATTTCGACTGGGCCAACAGCCCGCAATACCGCACCGAAATTGATTATCGGTCCGAGTGA
- a CDS encoding TetR/AcrR family transcriptional regulator — MNERETKIVETALQLFSHYGVKKTTMSEIATAAGVARQTLYNAYDCKEQLIYDAVEHHVRKSANLISEECTDVEDLGARLDIAFMHLSAKPCEMMLQMPHGEEILQILEGIDKKKKKNIMRICNEAIGTALEPFRDRLSLGQVDFEDLCEFVRMSFDQIRTRTDEKEQICRSYAPLRKLLENSVVA; from the coding sequence ATGAACGAGCGTGAAACAAAGATTGTTGAGACTGCTCTTCAACTTTTTTCTCACTATGGCGTCAAGAAAACGACGATGAGCGAAATCGCGACCGCCGCCGGCGTCGCGCGGCAGACGCTCTACAACGCCTATGACTGCAAGGAACAACTGATCTATGACGCGGTCGAGCACCATGTGCGCAAGTCGGCAAATCTGATTTCCGAGGAATGCACCGACGTCGAAGATCTCGGCGCGCGGCTGGATATTGCGTTCATGCATCTCAGCGCGAAACCGTGCGAAATGATGTTGCAGATGCCTCATGGCGAGGAAATCCTTCAGATCCTCGAAGGCATCGACAAGAAAAAGAAAAAGAACATCATGCGCATCTGCAACGAGGCCATCGGCACGGCGCTCGAACCCTTCCGGGACCGCCTGTCGCTCGGTCAGGTGGATTTCGAGGACCTGTGCGAATTCGTCAGGATGTCCTTCGATCAGATCAGGACCAGGACCGATGAAAAGGAGCAGATCTGCCGCTCATACGCGCCGCTCAGAAAGCTTCTTGAAAACAGCGTCGTCGCCTGA
- a CDS encoding GH25 family lysozyme — translation MLPRINVFASIIGLVFLLAACSAYDFPDPTPEDYAVHGIDISRWQGDIDWEEVKRSGVQFAWIKATEGGDHADPRFAQNWIGARKAGVPRGAYHFYYFCRPVEEQISWVKEVVPKDPEAIPLVLDMEWNAHSKTCTKRPERTKILRDMKVFLDEMERHYGKRPVIYSSVDFHRDRLVGALKGEQFWLRSVATHPKNIYDQRDDWVFWQYTAEGRIPGIKGDVDRNVFYGTKSQYRAWLNGKLRR, via the coding sequence GTGTTGCCGCGTATTAATGTCTTTGCTTCGATCATCGGATTGGTTTTTCTCCTGGCTGCCTGCTCGGCCTATGACTTTCCGGACCCGACACCGGAAGATTATGCAGTCCACGGGATCGACATCTCCCGCTGGCAGGGCGATATCGACTGGGAGGAAGTCAAGCGCTCCGGCGTTCAGTTCGCCTGGATCAAGGCGACGGAGGGCGGTGACCACGCGGATCCGCGGTTTGCACAGAACTGGATCGGGGCCCGCAAGGCGGGCGTGCCCAGGGGTGCCTATCATTTCTACTATTTCTGCCGCCCGGTCGAGGAACAGATTTCCTGGGTGAAGGAAGTCGTGCCGAAAGATCCGGAAGCGATCCCGCTCGTTCTGGATATGGAATGGAATGCCCATTCCAAGACCTGCACCAAGCGTCCGGAGCGCACCAAGATCCTGCGTGACATGAAGGTTTTCCTCGACGAGATGGAGCGGCACTACGGCAAGCGCCCGGTGATCTATTCCTCCGTCGATTTTCACCGGGACAGGCTAGTCGGCGCGTTGAAGGGCGAACAGTTCTGGCTGCGCTCCGTCGCCACCCATCCGAAGAACATCTATGACCAGCGCGATGACTGGGTGTTCTGGCAATATACCGCGGAAGGCCGTATCCCTGGCATCAAGGGGGATGTCGACCGGAACGTCTTTTACGGAACGAAGTCCCAGTACCGGGCCTGGCTCAACGGCAAGCTGCGGCGCTAA
- a CDS encoding RNA methyltransferase, whose product MRGYFAIGAEGLSKRMNLGTLMRSAHAFGANFFFTVDADQKIRSAPPSDTSKSPGHLPVFTWDSVDTMDLPRGCQLVGIELTDDSIDLPSFGHPLQAAYVLGPERGSLSPEMLERCDHVVRIPTKFCVNVAMAGAIVMYDRHRALGRYAERPVSSGAPTSERAKHVSGGPVMRKGRKVPGT is encoded by the coding sequence ATGCGCGGATATTTTGCAATTGGAGCGGAAGGACTTTCAAAACGCATGAATCTGGGCACGCTGATGAGATCGGCTCATGCCTTCGGTGCCAACTTCTTTTTCACCGTCGATGCGGATCAGAAAATCCGGTCCGCGCCTCCATCCGATACCTCCAAGAGCCCCGGGCACCTGCCGGTATTCACCTGGGACAGCGTCGACACGATGGACCTGCCACGCGGCTGTCAGCTGGTGGGGATCGAACTCACCGACGATTCGATTGACCTGCCGAGTTTCGGACACCCCCTTCAGGCGGCCTATGTTCTTGGGCCGGAGCGGGGGTCGTTGTCACCCGAGATGCTGGAGCGCTGCGATCACGTGGTTCGCATCCCGACAAAGTTCTGCGTGAACGTCGCCATGGCCGGGGCAATCGTCATGTATGATCGCCACCGGGCGCTCGGGCGATACGCGGAACGCCCCGTCTCCTCGGGAGCGCCGACGAGCGAACGCGCGAAACACGTGAGCGGTGGCCCGGTCATGCGCAAGGGACGCAAGGTTCCGGGCACCTGA
- a CDS encoding porin has protein sequence MKLKGLMLGVAAAATATTAQAADLPVAPEPVDYVRVCDAYGSRFYYIPGTETCLRVGGRLRTQFVVNNVLEDGNWENRDQDGYAWLTRGYAYLDARNATEFGTLRAYVALRMQVENGENGFKLDAGYIQWGGLTAGYLGSNFNIYTGQAFIGVVTRDWSDVTTNQLAYTAAFGNGFSATLALEDRSDREVGDYGGTRMPDVVAALGVSQGWGSAQLSGALHQVYPDAAFNSTNASGDEDSLGWAIGAGAVVNLPFANSGSNIYFQGFYADGALSYIGNGITGVSVVNNGGTTLGSVSDYGGNGDKSTGYSLSAGVYIQATPTIGVALDGSYAHVDQEDFIGNTDADIDRWAIDGSVQWEPVSGFVLGADVGYANTSADITGENVDDLDELLFGVRMQRTF, from the coding sequence ATGAAACTTAAGGGCTTGATGCTCGGCGTGGCAGCTGCTGCTACCGCTACAACCGCTCAGGCGGCCGATCTTCCGGTTGCTCCGGAGCCGGTCGACTACGTTCGCGTCTGTGACGCCTACGGTTCTCGCTTCTACTACATCCCGGGCACCGAAACCTGCCTGCGCGTTGGTGGCCGTCTGCGTACGCAGTTCGTTGTCAACAACGTTCTGGAAGATGGGAACTGGGAAAACCGTGATCAGGACGGCTATGCCTGGCTGACACGCGGTTACGCTTACCTCGATGCGCGGAACGCAACCGAGTTCGGCACACTGCGCGCCTATGTTGCCCTGCGCATGCAGGTGGAAAACGGCGAAAACGGCTTCAAGCTGGACGCCGGTTACATCCAGTGGGGCGGCCTGACAGCCGGTTACCTCGGTTCGAACTTCAACATCTACACCGGTCAGGCCTTCATCGGTGTCGTCACGCGTGACTGGTCGGACGTGACCACGAACCAGCTTGCTTACACCGCGGCCTTCGGCAACGGCTTCTCCGCAACGCTGGCTCTGGAAGACCGGTCTGACCGTGAAGTCGGCGACTACGGCGGAACGCGCATGCCCGATGTTGTTGCAGCTCTCGGCGTATCCCAGGGCTGGGGTTCTGCACAGCTGTCCGGTGCTCTGCACCAGGTTTACCCGGATGCAGCCTTCAACAGCACGAACGCTTCTGGCGATGAAGACAGCCTCGGCTGGGCAATCGGTGCCGGTGCGGTGGTCAACCTGCCGTTCGCGAACTCCGGTTCCAACATCTACTTCCAGGGCTTCTACGCCGACGGCGCGCTGTCCTACATCGGTAACGGCATCACGGGCGTTTCCGTGGTCAACAACGGCGGCACGACTCTCGGTTCCGTCTCCGACTACGGCGGAAACGGCGACAAGAGCACGGGTTACTCCCTGTCCGCAGGTGTGTACATCCAGGCAACGCCGACCATCGGCGTCGCACTTGACGGTTCCTATGCTCACGTTGACCAGGAAGACTTCATCGGCAACACCGATGCGGATATCGACCGTTGGGCAATCGACGGTTCCGTACAGTGGGAGCCGGTCTCCGGTTTCGTCCTCGGTGCTGACGTAGGTTACGCCAACACCAGCGCCGACATCACCGGCGAAAACGTTGACGACCTCGACGAACTCCTGTTCGGTGTTCGTATGCAGCGTACGTTCTAA
- the xth gene encoding exodeoxyribonuclease III encodes MKDRLKLVTWNINSVRLRMPIVEKLIDEVAPDVICLQETKCPDANFPENAIRKAGYEHIAINGQKGYHGVATLSRRPLSNIEKRDFCNVGDSRHLAADIPFNGTNLRLHNFYVPAGGDEPDRKINPKFGHKLDFMAEMKGWLKGPETDRPAVLVGDLNVAPYEHDVWSHKQLLKVVSHTPVETDLFEKIREAGGWLDAMRQFTPLEEKLYTWWSYRAKDWSKADKGRRLDHVWVSGPMESHVKSTSVMREARGWEKPSDHAPVVAVFEA; translated from the coding sequence ATGAAAGATCGGCTCAAGCTCGTAACCTGGAACATCAATTCCGTGCGCCTGCGCATGCCGATCGTCGAGAAGCTGATCGACGAGGTCGCACCCGACGTCATCTGCCTCCAGGAGACCAAGTGCCCGGATGCGAACTTCCCGGAAAACGCCATCCGCAAGGCCGGCTATGAGCATATCGCCATCAACGGGCAGAAGGGCTATCACGGTGTGGCGACTCTCTCCCGACGGCCGCTCAGCAACATCGAGAAGCGGGACTTCTGCAATGTCGGCGACAGCAGGCACCTGGCTGCCGACATTCCCTTCAACGGCACAAACCTGCGTCTGCACAATTTCTATGTGCCGGCGGGCGGCGACGAACCGGACCGCAAGATCAACCCGAAATTTGGCCACAAGCTCGACTTCATGGCCGAAATGAAGGGCTGGCTGAAGGGACCGGAAACGGACCGTCCGGCCGTGCTCGTGGGCGATCTGAACGTCGCGCCCTACGAACATGACGTCTGGTCGCACAAGCAGCTTCTCAAGGTGGTGTCACATACGCCCGTCGAAACGGACCTCTTCGAGAAAATCCGCGAGGCAGGCGGCTGGCTCGACGCCATGCGGCAGTTCACGCCGCTGGAAGAAAAGCTTTACACATGGTGGAGTTACCGGGCAAAGGACTGGTCGAAAGCCGACAAGGGACGCAGGCTCGATCATGTCTGGGTCTCCGGCCCGATGGAATCACATGTCAAGTCAACGTCGGTGATGCGCGAAGCACGGGGCTGGGAGAAGCCGTCGGATCATGCACCGGTGGTCGCGGTGTTCGAGGCGTAG
- the ccrA gene encoding crotonyl-CoA carboxylase/reductase: MTATAEANDNRTFEDAPVKDLYEIGEIPPLGHVPKNMYAWAIRRERHGAPEDAMQLEVVPTWELDSHEVLVLVMAAGVNYNGIWAGLGEPISPFDGHGAPYHIAGSDASGIVWAVGDKVKRWKVGDEVVIHCNQDDGDDEECNGGDPMFSNTQRIWGYETPDGSFAQFTRAQAQQLMPRPKHLTWEEAACYTLTLATAYRMLFGHHPHELKPGQNVLVWGASGGLGSYAIQLITAAGANAIGVISDEDKRQFVMDLGAKGVINRKDFNCWGQLPTVGSPEYGEWFKEARKFGKAIWEFTGKGNNVDIVFEHPGEATFPVSTFVCKKGGMVVICAGTSGFNCTFDVRYMWMHQKRLQGSHFAHLKQAAAANKLMIERRIDPYMSEVFPWDQIPSAHTKMWNNQHAPGNMSVLVCAPTTGLRTFEDVLEAGKR; encoded by the coding sequence ATGACTGCAACCGCTGAAGCCAATGATAACCGAACATTTGAGGATGCTCCGGTGAAAGACCTTTACGAAATCGGTGAAATTCCGCCGCTCGGTCACGTCCCGAAGAACATGTATGCCTGGGCGATCCGGCGCGAGCGCCACGGCGCACCCGAGGACGCGATGCAGCTCGAGGTCGTGCCGACCTGGGAACTCGACAGCCACGAGGTGCTGGTCCTGGTGATGGCCGCGGGCGTCAACTACAACGGCATCTGGGCCGGCCTCGGCGAACCGATCAGCCCGTTTGACGGGCACGGGGCCCCCTATCATATCGCCGGGTCGGACGCCTCCGGGATCGTCTGGGCCGTCGGCGACAAGGTGAAGCGCTGGAAAGTCGGCGACGAGGTCGTCATTCACTGTAACCAGGACGACGGCGACGACGAGGAATGCAACGGCGGCGACCCGATGTTCTCCAACACGCAGCGAATCTGGGGCTACGAAACGCCGGATGGCTCCTTCGCGCAGTTCACCCGGGCGCAGGCGCAGCAGCTGATGCCCCGGCCCAAGCACCTGACCTGGGAAGAGGCTGCCTGCTACACGCTAACGCTCGCCACGGCCTACCGCATGCTGTTCGGACACCATCCGCATGAACTCAAGCCCGGCCAGAACGTTCTCGTCTGGGGCGCTTCCGGCGGCCTGGGATCCTATGCGATCCAGCTGATCACGGCGGCAGGCGCCAACGCGATCGGCGTGATCTCGGACGAGGACAAGCGCCAGTTCGTCATGGATCTCGGCGCGAAGGGCGTCATCAACCGTAAGGACTTCAACTGCTGGGGCCAGCTGCCGACAGTCGGCTCGCCCGAATACGGCGAGTGGTTCAAGGAGGCCCGCAAGTTCGGCAAGGCGATCTGGGAGTTCACCGGCAAGGGCAACAATGTCGATATCGTCTTCGAACACCCGGGTGAGGCGACGTTCCCGGTCTCGACCTTCGTCTGCAAGAAGGGCGGCATGGTGGTCATCTGTGCGGGTACGTCGGGCTTCAACTGCACCTTCGACGTCCGCTACATGTGGATGCACCAGAAGCGTCTGCAGGGTTCGCATTTCGCCCATCTGAAACAGGCGGCGGCGGCCAACAAGCTGATGATTGAACGGCGCATCGACCCTTACATGTCCGAAGTGTTCCCCTGGGACCAGATCCCGAGCGCCCACACCAAGATGTGGAACAACCAGCATGCCCCCGGCAACATGTCGGTGCTGGTCTGCGCCCCGACAACCGGGCTCAGGACGTTCGAGGACGTCCTGGAAGCCGGAAAACGCTGA
- a CDS encoding CAP domain-containing protein — protein MIQTKSCITSAKLAFAALAVLALASCQSERFQTPPFYKDLARADGEVDAATAAQMISQYRINNGLSAVTPDAQLTGIAKSQAEAMARAGSVQASLAPDQQLATRLSSIGEPSTAAAENVSAGYRTFAEAFSGWRESPKHNQVLLTPDATRLGIATAYSQTAKHKVFWSLVLAAPRPGS, from the coding sequence GTGATCCAGACAAAATCATGTATCACGTCCGCCAAACTTGCTTTCGCCGCGCTGGCGGTTCTCGCCCTGGCAAGCTGTCAGAGCGAACGCTTTCAGACGCCGCCTTTTTACAAGGACCTGGCGCGCGCCGACGGTGAGGTCGACGCAGCGACCGCCGCGCAGATGATTTCGCAGTACCGGATCAATAACGGGCTTTCCGCCGTCACGCCCGACGCGCAGCTCACCGGAATTGCAAAATCGCAGGCCGAGGCAATGGCCAGGGCGGGCAGCGTTCAGGCCTCGCTTGCGCCGGACCAGCAACTGGCAACCCGTCTGTCGTCGATCGGCGAGCCGAGTACGGCGGCGGCCGAGAATGTCAGCGCCGGCTACAGGACCTTTGCGGAGGCCTTTTCAGGTTGGCGCGAATCGCCCAAGCACAACCAGGTGCTGCTGACGCCGGATGCAACGCGCCTGGGAATCGCGACCGCCTATTCACAGACCGCGAAGCACAAGGTGTTCTGGTCGCTCGTGCTGGCTGCTCCGAGGCCGGGCAGCTGA
- a CDS encoding NADPH:quinone oxidoreductase family protein, whose product MKACLCKSFGPASSLVIEQIDEPVAGPGEIVVRVEACALNFFDTLIIQGRYQFKPEFPFSPSAEFAGIVDSIGPGVTDVAAGERVMGYMKWGAAREKVLVRSADVIRIPDGVAFDVAAGLAVTYGTTLHAYKDRADLQPGETVAVLGASGGVGQAAVEIASVMGANVIACASSEDKLAFARSLGADLSVDYSKEPLKERLKELTGGTGADVVYDPVGGTHSEQALRATAWEGRFLVIGFAAGDIPKIPLNIVMLKGVDVLGVFWGAAVERDPEGHRKNMTQLLGWVQEGRLKPHVHAVYPLEEIAVALDEIAARKVRGKVILKPQVT is encoded by the coding sequence TTGAAAGCCTGTCTTTGCAAATCGTTCGGTCCGGCGTCCAGCCTGGTGATCGAGCAAATCGACGAGCCGGTTGCCGGTCCGGGCGAGATCGTCGTCAGGGTGGAGGCGTGTGCCCTCAACTTTTTCGACACGCTGATCATCCAGGGCAGGTACCAGTTCAAACCCGAGTTTCCGTTTTCGCCGAGCGCGGAGTTCGCCGGTATCGTCGACTCCATTGGTCCCGGCGTTACGGATGTTGCGGCCGGTGAGCGGGTGATGGGATACATGAAATGGGGCGCGGCGCGCGAAAAGGTGCTGGTGCGATCTGCGGACGTGATCCGAATTCCGGACGGCGTTGCGTTCGACGTCGCCGCAGGGCTCGCGGTGACCTACGGGACGACGCTTCATGCCTACAAGGACCGGGCCGACCTTCAGCCGGGCGAGACCGTGGCTGTCCTGGGCGCATCCGGCGGCGTCGGTCAGGCGGCGGTTGAAATTGCGTCCGTCATGGGCGCGAACGTCATCGCCTGCGCCTCGTCGGAAGACAAGCTCGCCTTTGCCCGTTCGCTCGGTGCGGATCTGTCCGTCGACTATTCGAAAGAGCCGCTGAAAGAGCGGCTCAAGGAGCTCACCGGCGGCACGGGGGCCGATGTGGTTTATGATCCCGTCGGCGGAACCCATTCAGAACAGGCGCTCAGGGCGACAGCCTGGGAAGGCCGGTTCCTGGTGATCGGCTTTGCCGCCGGAGACATCCCGAAGATACCGCTCAACATCGTCATGCTGAAAGGGGTCGATGTGCTCGGGGTGTTCTGGGGCGCCGCCGTGGAACGCGACCCGGAAGGTCACCGGAAAAACATGACTCAACTGCTCGGCTGGGTGCAGGAGGGGCGTTTGAAGCCGCATGTCCACGCGGTTTATCCCCTGGAGGAGATCGCGGTCGCACTCGACGAAATCGCCGCGCGCAAGGTGCGGGGCAAGGTGATCCTGAAGCCTCAGGTCACCTGA
- a CDS encoding protein meaA encodes MSQTGENGKERDRPWIFRTYAGHSAAAESNKLYRGNLAKGQTGLSVAFDLPTQTGYDPDDMLARGEVGKVGVPVTHLGDMRTLFDEIPLERMNTSMTINATAPWLLSLYIAAADGQGADRKLLSGTTQNDIIKEYLSRGTYVFPPAPSLKLTTDVIAWTYSNMPKWNPMNVCSYHLQEAGATPVQELSFALATAVAILDSMKASGAIPEEDFPRAVGRISFFVNAGMRFVTEMCKMRAFTELWDEICRDRYGVEDEKYRRFRYGVQVNSLGLTEQQPENNVYRILVEMLAVVLSKNARARAVQLPAWNEALGLPRPFDQQWSLRMQQIMAYETDLLDYADIFDGSVEITNKVEALKAEARDELARIDAMGGAVAAVDSSYMKRQLVESNSARLAAIEAGDQVVVGVNRWTETEASPLAAGEDGAILTVPEHVEAEAIEKVKAWRDARDDAAVAAALSELKSAAQEGRNIMEPSIAAAKAGVTTGEWGRTLREVFGEYRAPTGVGQSARDDAGDLAAVRADVNAVSEDLGRRLKFLVGKPGLDGHSNGAEQIAVRARDCGMEVVYEGIRLTPAQIVNAAVEEDVHVIGLSILSGSHLALVRDVMDRLRAAGADDIPVVVGGIIPDEDAAQLRAMGVAAVYTPKDFQLTDIMADVVRIVGAKGARAA; translated from the coding sequence ATGAGCCAGACGGGTGAAAATGGCAAGGAACGGGACCGCCCGTGGATTTTCCGGACCTACGCGGGCCATTCCGCGGCAGCGGAATCGAACAAGCTCTACCGCGGAAACCTTGCCAAGGGTCAGACCGGATTGTCCGTTGCCTTCGATCTGCCGACGCAGACCGGCTACGATCCGGACGACATGCTGGCGCGGGGCGAGGTCGGCAAGGTCGGTGTGCCGGTCACGCATCTCGGCGACATGCGCACGCTTTTCGACGAGATCCCTCTTGAGCGCATGAACACGTCCATGACGATCAACGCCACCGCGCCCTGGCTGCTGTCGCTCTATATCGCGGCGGCGGACGGGCAGGGTGCCGACCGGAAACTCCTCTCCGGCACGACCCAGAACGACATCATCAAGGAATATCTCTCCAGGGGGACCTACGTTTTCCCGCCGGCACCGTCGCTGAAGCTGACGACGGACGTCATCGCCTGGACCTATTCCAACATGCCCAAATGGAACCCGATGAACGTCTGCTCCTATCACCTGCAGGAAGCAGGCGCGACGCCGGTCCAGGAATTGTCCTTCGCGCTTGCGACCGCGGTCGCGATCCTGGATTCCATGAAGGCAAGCGGTGCGATCCCGGAAGAGGACTTTCCCAGGGCCGTCGGACGGATCTCGTTCTTCGTGAATGCCGGGATGCGCTTTGTTACCGAAATGTGCAAGATGCGCGCCTTCACCGAACTCTGGGACGAGATCTGCCGCGACCGCTACGGCGTGGAGGACGAGAAATACCGGCGCTTCCGCTACGGTGTTCAGGTCAATTCCCTCGGACTGACGGAACAGCAGCCGGAAAACAACGTTTATCGCATCCTGGTGGAAATGCTGGCCGTGGTGCTGTCCAAGAATGCGCGTGCGCGGGCGGTGCAGCTTCCGGCCTGGAACGAGGCGCTCGGGCTGCCGCGGCCGTTCGACCAGCAATGGTCGCTCAGAATGCAGCAGATCATGGCCTATGAAACCGATCTTCTGGACTATGCCGACATTTTCGACGGGTCGGTGGAAATCACCAACAAGGTCGAAGCTCTCAAGGCGGAAGCCCGCGATGAACTTGCCCGGATCGACGCCATGGGCGGCGCGGTTGCCGCTGTCGACTCCAGCTACATGAAGCGGCAGCTCGTTGAGTCCAATTCCGCGCGACTGGCTGCCATCGAGGCGGGTGACCAGGTCGTCGTCGGAGTGAACCGATGGACGGAAACGGAGGCGTCTCCCCTTGCGGCCGGCGAAGACGGCGCGATCCTGACCGTTCCCGAACATGTCGAGGCGGAGGCCATCGAAAAGGTAAAGGCCTGGCGCGATGCGCGCGATGATGCCGCCGTTGCCGCCGCGCTGTCGGAGCTGAAATCCGCCGCGCAGGAGGGCCGGAACATCATGGAACCCTCGATTGCAGCGGCCAAGGCGGGCGTCACGACCGGCGAATGGGGCCGCACGCTCCGTGAGGTCTTCGGAGAATACCGTGCTCCAACCGGCGTGGGGCAATCCGCACGCGACGATGCGGGGGACCTTGCCGCGGTCCGGGCCGACGTCAACGCTGTCTCCGAAGACCTCGGACGGCGCCTCAAGTTCCTGGTCGGGAAGCCGGGCCTTGATGGTCATTCCAACGGCGCGGAACAGATCGCCGTGCGTGCCCGCGATTGCGGCATGGAAGTCGTCTACGAGGGCATTCGTCTCACACCGGCGCAGATCGTCAACGCGGCCGTGGAAGAAGATGTGCACGTGATCGGTCTTTCGATCCTGTCCGGGTCGCACCTGGCACTGGTGCGTGACGTCATGGACCGGCTCAGGGCGGCCGGCGCAGATGACATTCCCGTCGTTGTCGGCGGTATCATTCCCGACGAGGATGCAGCGCAACTGAGGGCCATGGGCGTTGCCGCCGTCTACACGCCGAAAGACTTCCAGTTGACCGACATCATGGCCGACGTCGTCAGGATCGTTGGCGCGAAGGGAGCGCGAGCGGCCTAG